One part of the Thiomicrospira cyclica ALM1 genome encodes these proteins:
- a CDS encoding DsrE family protein, producing MKNLFKSLLISLVGLFTLAGMPAQASNYEPQKVVYHVNYADDNRYRAMLGNIQNHINGVGLDKVEIQVVMHGPGIDLLQRAHSDEIIQSRILNLKGQGVGFKICANTLVGRSVSIDQLFNASEGDIVPSGVAEIAALQQQGFVYLRP from the coding sequence ATGAAAAATCTATTTAAGTCGTTATTAATTTCGCTAGTTGGTCTATTTACCCTTGCTGGCATGCCCGCTCAAGCCAGTAATTATGAACCACAAAAGGTGGTTTATCACGTTAATTATGCCGATGATAACCGTTATCGGGCAATGCTTGGCAATATCCAAAACCACATCAATGGCGTTGGTTTAGATAAGGTCGAAATCCAAGTAGTCATGCATGGACCAGGCATTGACTTACTACAACGCGCTCATTCCGACGAAATCATTCAATCACGCATTTTGAATTTAAAAGGCCAAGGGGTCGGGTTTAAAATTTGTGCCAATACACTGGTAGGACGTAGCGTTAGCATTGACCAACTATTCAATGCCTCTGAGGGCGACATTGTTCCCTCAGGCGTCGCTGAAATCGCGGCACTTCAACAACAGGGCTTTGTATACCTTCGGCCTTAA
- a CDS encoding vWA domain-containing protein: MAPDQLSPLAAKFGVGGRSVTAGLGLGKDVFTMNGGAEMVIAELFFRQASWLSLLLPWLAGLLIWLAYRRRQATEYSDEALQPWALASRAPASYWPWRWPLGFWIGVLLLVALAGPRWALESPTMPTQSQGVNHLVLLDASRSMTAQDRHPDRFAHAQNLLAAWAQRLPAEDRVGLMLFGTEAYWALPMTQDKVLLQDRLGLLQAQRLPFAGTQLDVALRQGLAAAQAQGVQQLVLVTDGVLASQNESLMAVAAAIAAADVSLLVVGVGTSDPVALPDSASPTGWLVYDGLRVTVPMERQALQRLAQAADGRYVDDRNQTAQLQAWLDYDDRLVGQAIRDDELVDGIEQLQAYYDLTPWIVMALLAGLLWLFAVPRVAVGTTTGLLLSVTLVSFLSVMASSAVWANPPADYVRWMQAGEQQHRAQQHPQAQGYFRQALLTARNAEERARSLYNLGLSYADQQAWSLAVEALEGALIHQSDFPEAAHNLALAQRQQALQLAAQARQDQDGEQQQEQGENGQGAGRDGNDDPTLAGATDGENWGRDDDEDYWGEDLPEREGQLAELPPEQQELSSSRGAWQGQAVIEQQRLDFAREQRQADLQRYLQQIEDDQVGILFHLFEREAGFQARQSQQVELPGVKPW, translated from the coding sequence TTGGCGCCAGATCAGCTTAGTCCATTGGCCGCTAAGTTTGGCGTTGGTGGTCGGTCTGTTACTGCTGGCCTCGGGTTGGGCAAGGATGTATTTACGATGAATGGCGGAGCTGAGATGGTGATAGCCGAATTGTTTTTCCGCCAGGCAAGTTGGCTGAGTTTGCTGCTGCCTTGGTTAGCAGGCCTGCTGATCTGGTTAGCCTATCGTCGGCGCCAAGCCACCGAGTATAGTGATGAGGCGTTGCAACCCTGGGCCTTAGCCAGTCGAGCACCGGCCAGTTATTGGCCCTGGCGTTGGCCATTAGGTTTTTGGATTGGGGTGTTACTGCTAGTGGCTTTGGCGGGACCACGCTGGGCGTTAGAATCACCAACTATGCCAACGCAAAGTCAGGGGGTTAATCACTTGGTGCTATTAGATGCGAGTCGCTCGATGACCGCGCAGGATCGTCATCCCGATCGTTTTGCACACGCGCAGAATTTATTGGCGGCTTGGGCACAGCGCTTGCCAGCGGAAGATAGAGTAGGGCTGATGTTGTTTGGTACGGAGGCGTATTGGGCATTACCCATGACCCAAGATAAAGTCTTGTTGCAGGATCGGCTTGGGCTATTGCAAGCTCAGCGTCTGCCGTTTGCGGGCACGCAACTCGATGTGGCGTTACGGCAAGGTTTAGCGGCCGCGCAAGCACAAGGCGTGCAGCAGCTGGTGTTAGTAACTGATGGTGTCTTAGCCAGCCAAAATGAATCTTTGATGGCGGTTGCCGCCGCTATTGCGGCAGCGGATGTGAGCTTGTTAGTGGTTGGTGTAGGCACCTCTGATCCGGTCGCATTGCCCGATTCGGCTTCACCTACGGGTTGGTTGGTGTATGACGGCTTGCGAGTGACGGTACCAATGGAACGCCAAGCCTTACAGCGTTTGGCACAAGCCGCTGACGGCCGCTATGTCGATGATCGTAATCAAACGGCGCAATTGCAGGCCTGGTTAGATTATGACGATCGCTTGGTAGGACAGGCGATCCGTGATGACGAATTAGTCGACGGAATCGAGCAACTTCAGGCCTATTACGATCTTACGCCCTGGATCGTTATGGCGTTGCTGGCTGGTTTGTTGTGGCTATTTGCGGTACCTCGTGTTGCGGTTGGCACAACCACGGGCCTGCTGCTTAGTGTCACGCTGGTGAGTTTTCTCAGTGTGATGGCAAGCTCAGCCGTTTGGGCGAATCCACCCGCTGATTATGTGCGTTGGATGCAGGCCGGTGAACAACAGCATCGCGCGCAACAACATCCACAGGCGCAGGGTTATTTTCGCCAAGCATTATTGACGGCTCGCAATGCCGAAGAGCGGGCGCGTAGCCTATATAATTTAGGTTTAAGTTATGCCGATCAGCAGGCCTGGTCTTTAGCGGTTGAAGCCCTCGAAGGCGCGTTGATTCATCAGTCCGATTTTCCGGAAGCGGCACATAATTTGGCCCTCGCGCAACGTCAGCAAGCCCTGCAGTTAGCCGCGCAAGCACGACAAGATCAAGATGGCGAGCAACAACAAGAGCAGGGTGAAAATGGCCAAGGCGCTGGACGTGATGGCAATGATGATCCCACCCTAGCAGGCGCAACCGATGGTGAAAATTGGGGTCGTGACGATGACGAAGACTATTGGGGCGAAGATTTACCCGAGCGAGAAGGTCAGTTGGCCGAATTGCCGCCAGAACAGCAAGAATTAAGTAGCAGTCGTGGCGCTTGGCAAGGTCAAGCGGTGATTGAACAGCAACGCTTAGATTTTGCTCGTGAACAACGCCAAGCCGATTTACAGCGTTATCTGCAACAGATTGAAGATGATCAGGTGGGCATTTTATTTCACTTGTTTGAACGTGAAGCGGGTTTTCAGGCGCGTCAATCGCAACAAGTCGAGTTGCCAGGGGTGAAACCATGGTAA
- a CDS encoding SPFH domain-containing protein has protein sequence MEFTIFTLILLAVVVIYLVSGIKIVPQAELQVIERLGRYHRTLHGGLNFIIPVIDRVRSKFGTQEQVIDIPVQKVITRDNVSIVIDGLVFLRVNNAEHATYEILDLKHAIAQLAQTTLRSEIGKMDLDDTLSSRDTLNATLMIALDNASGGWGAKVTRVEISDISVPEAVQHAMELQLRAERERRATETEAEGLKNATIAKAEGDRQKAFKEAEAIERTADAKRYEQIQLAEGQQQAIVMLAQAMQANPNAAEFLLAKDRIKAWEGIAASDSANKVVIPYEATELVGALSVLQGVLSQAGVAK, from the coding sequence ATGGAATTCACAATTTTTACACTCATACTGCTCGCTGTGGTGGTCATTTATTTAGTCTCTGGGATCAAAATTGTGCCGCAAGCTGAACTGCAGGTAATAGAACGCTTGGGGCGCTATCATCGCACCCTGCATGGGGGTTTAAACTTCATCATTCCAGTGATCGATCGTGTGCGCTCTAAATTTGGTACCCAAGAACAAGTCATTGATATCCCGGTTCAAAAAGTAATTACTCGCGATAACGTCAGCATTGTAATTGATGGATTAGTTTTTTTACGCGTCAATAACGCGGAACACGCCACCTATGAAATCTTAGATCTTAAGCATGCCATTGCGCAGTTAGCGCAAACGACACTGCGTTCTGAAATCGGCAAAATGGATTTAGACGATACCCTGTCCTCGCGCGACACCCTCAATGCCACCCTGATGATTGCACTCGATAATGCCTCCGGCGGCTGGGGCGCAAAGGTTACGCGCGTTGAAATTTCGGATATTTCAGTGCCTGAAGCGGTACAACACGCGATGGAACTGCAACTACGCGCCGAACGTGAGCGTAGGGCCACGGAAACCGAAGCGGAAGGTTTAAAAAACGCCACCATTGCCAAAGCGGAAGGTGATCGCCAAAAGGCTTTTAAAGAAGCCGAAGCCATCGAGCGTACCGCCGATGCCAAACGCTATGAACAAATTCAACTGGCAGAAGGTCAACAGCAAGCGATTGTCATGCTGGCACAAGCCATGCAGGCCAATCCGAATGCGGCCGAATTCCTACTGGCCAAAGACCGAATTAAAGCTTGGGAAGGCATTGCGGCTAGCGACTCGGCGAATAAAGTGGTAATTCCTTATGAGGCAACTGAACTGGTCGGGGCGCTCTCGGTGTTACAAGGCGTACTCAGCCAAGCAGGCGTGGCGAAATGA
- a CDS encoding ChaN family lipoprotein, with protein MNWKKTSLLAGLLLALANSSYAQSKTSPTSPLTQASAQGLITLPFNPDVLDYAKAEDWQALTTQLGSYQVIFHGEIHNRLSDHLIQAELVHLLHQQATSFAIGVEWFQAPFQPWVDAYIAGEIDEGELLQRTEYFTRWRYDWRLLQPIMHYAQGQQIPVLALNAPAELTRQIAREGLDSLSPEQRAQLPDIQPPQPYHAERLEGFFGQRLGDHGQIDYLISAQRTWDETMAANAAAWLANHPKSRLLLFAGQFHLEYQHAIISDFLRRLPDLTGKTLSLANGEFEEWYENRFDGFLLTQPLSLPAHGRLGSHITPQGQACLRELIDDSAAESAGLQINDCIVGFNNQPIRHFSDLMLALYQTQPNQQVELLITRPAGENHRRAQLINLKLD; from the coding sequence ATGAACTGGAAAAAAACGTCCTTATTAGCAGGCTTGTTGTTGGCACTAGCTAATTCAAGCTATGCGCAGTCGAAAACATCGCCAACCAGTCCATTAACCCAAGCCTCGGCACAGGGTTTAATCACCCTCCCCTTTAATCCGGATGTATTGGATTATGCTAAGGCCGAGGATTGGCAAGCCCTAACGACCCAGCTCGGGTCTTACCAAGTTATTTTTCATGGTGAAATCCACAATCGACTCAGCGATCACCTGATTCAAGCTGAGTTGGTGCATCTGCTCCATCAACAAGCCACGTCATTCGCGATCGGTGTAGAGTGGTTTCAAGCCCCTTTTCAACCCTGGGTCGATGCCTATATTGCCGGCGAAATTGATGAAGGCGAGCTATTACAACGCACCGAATACTTTACCCGTTGGCGCTATGATTGGCGGCTGTTACAACCCATTATGCACTATGCCCAAGGTCAACAGATCCCGGTGCTCGCCCTCAATGCCCCGGCCGAATTAACCCGTCAAATTGCCCGCGAAGGCTTAGACAGCCTAAGCCCAGAACAACGCGCCCAACTACCAGACATTCAGCCGCCGCAACCCTATCATGCCGAACGTTTAGAGGGCTTTTTCGGCCAACGCTTGGGCGACCATGGTCAAATAGATTATCTGATTAGCGCGCAACGCACCTGGGATGAAACTATGGCCGCCAATGCCGCTGCTTGGTTAGCAAACCATCCCAAATCACGGCTGTTGCTATTTGCCGGCCAATTTCACCTCGAATACCAACACGCGATTATTAGTGATTTTCTGCGTCGCTTGCCCGATTTAACTGGTAAAACGCTAAGTTTAGCTAATGGCGAATTTGAAGAGTGGTACGAAAACCGCTTTGATGGATTCTTGCTAACCCAACCGCTTAGCCTGCCGGCACACGGGCGTTTGGGCAGTCATATTACGCCACAAGGGCAGGCCTGCTTACGTGAGCTTATTGACGACAGTGCCGCCGAATCGGCTGGATTGCAGATTAATGACTGTATTGTTGGTTTTAACAACCAACCGATCCGTCATTTTAGTGATCTGATGCTGGCGCTCTATCAAACCCAACCCAACCAACAGGTTGAGCTACTCATCACGCGCCCAGCCGGTGAAAATCATCGCCGCGCCCAGCTAATCAATCTTAAACTCGACTAA
- a CDS encoding VWA domain-containing protein, translating to MTEFFPLSWQDIEWRALWVLLLILLWPLISWLRTRGQASFPWLAAQDTAEQSVYYHSRIAAFMATQTAGSTQGKQRLAWLSPLQAGLRVSLLGLVLLALAGPFYWHSQPQSVSDTPPVRDVTLVVESSVSLVLEDYAENDQPLSRIAVLQQVLDEFVAALPHHRFSLILYADEAFTLMPMTADRNTLRAKLPRLLPYLAGRTDQAMGEAMAMAIRNMHTDPNRSTTFEPLLVVVSDGLQARSRLSLADVIDYANASGIAIHTIGLGGQESLSAGRSSLIYQPLETASLQTLAADTGGRFVAVYDPAELRDAFSQLQVRARDDLVEQGEDWRQISLVHWPLSLALVVGLLLLASGWARMYLR from the coding sequence ATGACTGAGTTCTTCCCGTTAAGTTGGCAGGATATCGAGTGGCGAGCACTTTGGGTGTTGCTGCTGATTTTGCTATGGCCGCTAATTAGCTGGCTGCGAACCCGTGGCCAGGCGAGTTTTCCTTGGTTGGCCGCACAGGATACCGCTGAGCAATCGGTGTATTATCATTCGCGTATTGCCGCATTTATGGCCACTCAAACCGCTGGCAGCACCCAGGGCAAGCAACGCTTGGCTTGGTTATCACCGCTGCAGGCTGGATTGCGTGTCAGCCTGCTCGGGCTGGTGTTGCTTGCCTTGGCCGGTCCGTTTTATTGGCACAGCCAGCCGCAATCGGTCAGTGACACGCCACCGGTGCGCGATGTAACGCTGGTAGTTGAAAGTTCGGTATCGCTAGTATTAGAAGATTATGCCGAAAACGACCAACCGCTGAGCCGTATCGCCGTCCTACAGCAGGTGCTGGATGAGTTTGTGGCCGCATTACCTCATCACCGCTTTAGTCTGATTTTATATGCCGATGAGGCATTTACGCTGATGCCTATGACAGCGGATCGCAATACTTTGCGGGCGAAACTGCCGCGTTTGTTGCCTTATTTAGCGGGACGTACCGATCAAGCGATGGGCGAAGCGATGGCCATGGCGATTCGTAATATGCACACTGATCCTAATCGTTCAACGACCTTTGAACCGCTGTTAGTGGTGGTGAGTGATGGTTTGCAAGCCCGCAGTCGCTTGAGTTTGGCCGATGTGATTGACTATGCCAATGCCAGCGGTATCGCGATTCATACCATTGGCTTGGGCGGGCAAGAATCTTTATCCGCCGGGCGCTCGAGTTTGATTTATCAACCCTTAGAAACGGCCAGTTTACAAACCCTAGCGGCTGATACCGGCGGACGATTCGTTGCGGTTTATGATCCTGCGGAACTGCGCGACGCCTTTAGCCAACTGCAAGTCCGTGCGCGTGACGACCTGGTCGAACAGGGCGAGGATTGGCGCCAGATCAGCTTAGTCCATTGGCCGCTAAGTTTGGCGTTGGTGGTCGGTCTGTTACTGCTGGCCTCGGGTTGGGCAAGGATGTATTTACGATGA
- the nrdB gene encoding class Ia ribonucleoside-diphosphate reductase subunit beta gives MSCQEKMTYSTFCRSQNDALKEPMFFGQNVNVARYDQQKFPIFEKLIEKQLSFFWRPEEVDLSSDRAEFAALPDNEKHIFISNLKYQTLLDSVQGRSPNVALLPIVSIPELETWIETWSFSETIHSRSYTHIIRNIVTDPSVVFDDIVTNEEIVKRAISVTEYYDELIFLTNTLYSQAIDIEQDAVFRKKIKRALYLTLVSVNVLEAIRFYVSFACSFSFAERSLMEGNAKIIKLIARDEALHLSGTQHMLNILRNGDDDPEMAAIAVEEEEAIINIFKDAAEQEKQWAAYLFKNGSMIGLNTKILQDYVEYITNVRLKALNYPIIFEQRSNPLPWMNNWLVSDNVQVAPQESEISSYLVGQVDTNVSKDDFGGFSL, from the coding sequence CGCAGTCAAAATGATGCGCTCAAAGAGCCGATGTTTTTTGGTCAAAATGTAAACGTGGCGCGTTACGATCAACAAAAATTTCCGATTTTTGAAAAGCTCATTGAAAAACAACTCAGCTTCTTTTGGCGCCCAGAAGAAGTCGATTTGTCGAGCGACCGTGCCGAATTTGCGGCACTACCCGACAATGAGAAACATATTTTCATAAGTAACCTTAAATATCAAACATTACTGGACTCGGTGCAGGGGCGCTCACCCAATGTCGCTCTGCTGCCGATTGTATCGATTCCAGAACTCGAAACCTGGATTGAAACCTGGTCATTCTCAGAGACCATCCACAGTCGTTCATACACCCATATTATTCGCAACATCGTAACCGACCCGAGCGTGGTGTTTGACGATATCGTAACCAATGAAGAAATTGTCAAACGCGCCATCTCGGTAACCGAATATTATGACGAGTTGATTTTTTTAACCAACACCCTCTATTCGCAAGCAATTGATATTGAGCAAGATGCGGTGTTTCGCAAGAAAATTAAACGCGCGTTATACCTCACGCTGGTATCCGTTAACGTCCTAGAAGCGATCCGTTTTTATGTATCCTTTGCGTGTAGCTTCTCGTTTGCCGAACGTTCACTCATGGAAGGCAACGCCAAAATTATCAAATTAATTGCGCGCGATGAAGCCTTGCACCTATCGGGCACCCAACACATGCTGAATATACTGCGTAATGGCGATGATGACCCTGAAATGGCTGCGATTGCTGTCGAAGAAGAAGAGGCGATCATTAACATCTTTAAAGACGCCGCCGAACAAGAAAAGCAATGGGCCGCCTATCTGTTCAAAAATGGTTCAATGATTGGCCTTAACACCAAAATCCTGCAAGATTATGTGGAATATATTACGAACGTGCGCTTGAAAGCCCTCAACTATCCGATCATCTTCGAGCAACGCAGTAACCCACTGCCGTGGATGAATAACTGGCTAGTCAGTGACAATGTTCAGGTCGCTCCACAAGAATCTGAAATTAGCTCCTACTTAGTTGGACAGGTTGATACCAACGTCAGCAAAGATGATTTTGGTGGTTTTTCGCTCTAA
- a CDS encoding thiol-disulfide oxidoreductase DCC family protein, giving the protein MSKSPIRVFYDGQCGLCRREIQHYQKIQPVGVFEWVDITQDRQLLDEQGVDLVTALKHLHVQDAQGQLHLGVDGFLVIWRGLGGFWALLGKVVALPGLRQLARLAYRGFAAWRFKRLSHCKL; this is encoded by the coding sequence ATGTCAAAATCCCCAATTCGTGTCTTTTACGATGGTCAGTGTGGTCTATGCCGCCGTGAAATTCAGCATTACCAAAAAATTCAACCAGTCGGTGTTTTTGAATGGGTGGATATTACCCAAGATAGACAGTTGTTAGACGAACAGGGCGTTGATCTGGTAACGGCATTGAAGCATTTGCACGTGCAAGATGCGCAGGGCCAATTACATTTAGGTGTTGATGGGTTTTTGGTTATTTGGCGTGGTTTGGGTGGATTTTGGGCACTGCTGGGAAAAGTGGTTGCCTTACCAGGCCTGCGGCAACTTGCGCGTTTGGCTTATCGCGGTTTTGCGGCTTGGCGCTTTAAGCGCCTAAGCCACTGTAAACTTTAA
- a CDS encoding NfeD family protein — translation MITPGLLELIPSWLLIALGFALIGIEMLVGIFMLMWFGIGLIVIGLLSFVVDFEHGEIQLIFAFAIGSVLLFALRNKVIAKRNAKEEISVTYQTGGIGKLSLHNDTWMVFYHGTHWQVANPTADWQEGQRVRVTKIELNQAWIEAE, via the coding sequence ATGATCACCCCTGGCCTGCTCGAATTGATCCCAAGCTGGCTTTTAATTGCCTTGGGTTTTGCCCTTATTGGCATTGAAATGCTAGTGGGTATCTTTATGTTAATGTGGTTTGGCATTGGCTTAATCGTGATTGGTCTGCTGAGCTTTGTGGTTGATTTTGAGCATGGTGAAATTCAGCTGATTTTTGCCTTCGCCATTGGCTCAGTACTGCTGTTTGCCTTACGCAACAAGGTGATTGCCAAACGTAATGCCAAAGAAGAAATCTCGGTTACCTATCAAACCGGCGGCATTGGCAAACTGTCATTACACAACGACACTTGGATGGTGTTTTACCATGGCACCCATTGGCAGGTCGCCAACCCAACCGCTGATTGGCAGGAAGGTCAACGCGTTCGAGTGACAAAAATTGAGCTTAATCAAGCTTGGATTGAAGCCGAATGA
- a CDS encoding complex I subunit 5 family protein produces MNLMIALWLWPLLLTLTLLMPVTKKYTGTLITIGLLPAAALWLAQLGWLTSMLAPTDAFYFPSFLLGMRLVWHELSFIWLSFSVIIWALVAWHSHWVKTDDMSYPLFMKLSLAGSLGLVVAGDALSFYLFFSLMSLAAWGLVVHERTTHAEQAATWYIMLAVLGEILLFSGLLLRAAELGTTDLMVWLSSPSGAWGMALIGLGMAIKLGVPLLHVWLPLAYTAAPIPASAILSGVMIKAGILGLWILLPSLAMPLSETGFRVLAWIGGIAMLYGVVMGLTQTNPKTVLSYSSISQMGWLIWGLAWVWQTPDPRIWVLWVALFAWHHALVKSALFIGLGWYKFATALVWRYVALAGLVMLALVLAGAPLTAGAWLKYGMKLSSEMDAVVATLPLWWLSVASGATFLLMLHFIRRLLKQPWPLALPATTVTWSRVWNDAGAYSAWLIILLLILVWPLVLILGGFTQAISGGYSGVAAWQTLAPVSLSYAPMLQQAWPPLVMALIVAVAWRIRINRQFQLPAGDVLVVYQWLGEQLRTGHLNASVLKGCLHASFATIKPAAAALSWFRHPHIHGIIHSSKTIHWLGYLLAWLGLLVLVLLIMVWPIGYAFSRV; encoded by the coding sequence ATGAATCTAATGATCGCATTATGGTTGTGGCCGCTATTATTAACACTCACGTTATTAATGCCCGTTACCAAAAAATATACCGGTACGCTGATTACCATTGGCCTACTGCCGGCCGCTGCCTTGTGGTTAGCACAGCTGGGTTGGTTAACCTCCATGCTAGCGCCCACCGATGCCTTCTATTTCCCAAGTTTTTTACTCGGTATGCGCCTCGTTTGGCATGAGCTGTCGTTTATTTGGTTAAGTTTCAGTGTCATTATTTGGGCGCTCGTCGCTTGGCACAGTCATTGGGTAAAAACCGATGACATGAGTTATCCCTTGTTTATGAAGCTGAGTTTAGCGGGCAGTCTGGGATTGGTGGTCGCCGGAGACGCGTTAAGTTTTTACCTGTTTTTTAGTTTAATGAGTTTAGCGGCTTGGGGCTTGGTGGTACATGAACGCACCACCCATGCGGAGCAGGCTGCGACTTGGTACATTATGCTCGCCGTTTTGGGCGAAATTTTATTATTCAGCGGCTTATTATTGCGTGCCGCCGAGCTAGGCACCACCGATTTAATGGTGTGGTTAAGCAGCCCATCGGGCGCTTGGGGCATGGCTTTGATTGGGCTGGGTATGGCGATCAAATTGGGTGTGCCCTTGTTACACGTGTGGTTGCCTTTGGCTTATACCGCCGCACCGATTCCGGCGAGTGCGATCTTGTCGGGCGTGATGATTAAAGCCGGTATTTTGGGATTATGGATTTTACTGCCCAGTTTGGCCATGCCGTTAAGCGAGACTGGTTTTCGAGTCTTAGCCTGGATTGGCGGCATTGCGATGTTGTATGGTGTAGTAATGGGTTTAACTCAAACGAATCCAAAAACCGTTTTATCTTATTCCAGTATTAGTCAAATGGGTTGGTTGATTTGGGGCTTGGCTTGGGTTTGGCAAACCCCCGATCCGCGCATTTGGGTGCTATGGGTGGCCTTATTTGCCTGGCATCATGCGTTGGTTAAAAGTGCGTTATTTATTGGTTTGGGCTGGTACAAGTTTGCAACAGCTTTAGTCTGGCGTTATGTGGCTTTAGCAGGCCTGGTGATGTTGGCCCTAGTTTTAGCCGGTGCGCCACTCACCGCCGGTGCTTGGTTAAAATACGGCATGAAATTATCCAGTGAAATGGATGCGGTTGTGGCGACCTTGCCACTATGGTGGTTAAGTGTCGCTTCAGGTGCAACTTTCTTATTAATGTTGCACTTTATTCGTCGTTTGCTTAAACAACCCTGGCCCTTGGCTCTGCCAGCAACCACCGTAACATGGTCGCGCGTTTGGAATGACGCTGGTGCTTATAGTGCTTGGTTAATCATCTTGCTACTGATCTTGGTTTGGCCATTGGTGCTCATCTTGGGCGGTTTTACGCAGGCGATTAGTGGCGGCTATAGCGGGGTGGCCGCTTGGCAAACGCTGGCACCCGTGAGCTTAAGCTATGCACCCATGTTACAGCAGGCCTGGCCGCCATTGGTGATGGCGTTGATTGTTGCTGTGGCTTGGCGTATTCGGATTAACCGCCAGTTTCAGTTGCCCGCAGGTGATGTGTTAGTGGTTTATCAATGGCTAGGAGAGCAGCTGCGGACCGGCCATTTAAACGCCAGTGTCTTAAAAGGCTGTCTGCATGCTTCTTTTGCGACAATCAAGCCGGCGGCAGCGGCATTAAGCTGGTTTAGGCATCCGCATATTCACGGCATAATTCACAGCTCAAAAACCATTCATTGGTTGGGTTATTTGCTCGCCTGGTTGGGCTTGTTGGTGTTAGTGCTATTGATTATGGTTTGGCCTATTGGCTATGCGTTTAGTCGAGTTTAA
- a CDS encoding RNA polymerase sigma factor: protein MLKTLHNWLSTPSSKMDFNTLLSQHYTRLYQLAYAWTHQTSVSEDLVQETLLKAIEHQHQLNDLDQLLPWLCKILHNLYIDKMRYQQQWQWMEEDAIDFQHTQASCEDDYMKHEALTALEAAMTRLTDSQRQIITLIDLQELSYQQTAEILDIPVGTVMSRLSRARKELEKQLMLSNKQNKNNVIEMRQPS, encoded by the coding sequence ATGCTAAAAACTCTGCACAACTGGCTAAGCACCCCATCCAGTAAAATGGATTTCAACACCCTATTAAGCCAGCATTACACTCGCCTTTATCAATTAGCCTATGCTTGGACTCATCAAACCAGTGTCAGCGAAGACCTAGTACAAGAAACCCTGCTAAAAGCCATAGAGCACCAACATCAACTCAATGATTTAGACCAACTATTGCCATGGCTGTGCAAGATTTTACACAACCTCTATATTGATAAAATGCGCTACCAACAGCAATGGCAATGGATGGAAGAAGACGCCATTGATTTCCAACACACTCAAGCCTCTTGTGAAGACGACTATATGAAGCACGAGGCCCTTACCGCGCTTGAAGCCGCCATGACTCGTTTAACCGATAGCCAACGGCAAATCATTACGCTGATTGATTTACAAGAGCTTAGCTACCAACAAACCGCTGAGATTTTGGATATACCCGTTGGGACAGTGATGTCGCGTTTGTCACGCGCTAGAAAAGAACTTGAAAAACAGTTAATGCTCAGTAATAAGCAAAATAAAAACAATGTTATTGAAATGAGGCAACCATCATGA
- a CDS encoding GlcG/HbpS family heme-binding protein, whose amino-acid sequence MLKQSLKSLLVASGLVVAMAPVANAQSLTVDVPRLTLEVNNKIAMETIKACEAKGIPVSVTVVDRNGIIMVQMRDSMAPPVSLPISQKKAYTAVMFNANGSQLVSQAAGALPTLGEGLAFMAGSVTISAGGRLFGAVGVSGAPGGDIDEECAVAGVEAVQMDLEMM is encoded by the coding sequence ATGTTGAAACAATCATTAAAATCTTTACTTGTCGCATCAGGCCTGGTTGTCGCAATGGCGCCAGTAGCAAATGCACAATCCTTAACGGTCGATGTGCCACGTTTAACCCTTGAAGTGAATAACAAAATTGCGATGGAAACCATCAAAGCTTGTGAAGCGAAAGGCATTCCGGTATCGGTTACGGTGGTCGATCGTAACGGTATTATTATGGTACAAATGCGCGATTCAATGGCACCGCCGGTATCGTTACCGATTTCCCAGAAAAAAGCCTATACTGCGGTGATGTTTAACGCCAATGGTTCACAGTTAGTGAGTCAAGCAGCGGGCGCTTTGCCAACTTTGGGTGAAGGCCTAGCCTTTATGGCCGGTTCAGTCACGATTTCAGCCGGCGGCCGTTTATTTGGCGCCGTGGGCGTGAGTGGAGCACCGGGTGGCGATATTGACGAAGAATGCGCTGTCGCTGGTGTTGAAGCGGTGCAAATGGATTTAGAAATGATGTAG